Within Anopheles nili chromosome 3, idAnoNiliSN_F5_01, whole genome shotgun sequence, the genomic segment aaactgtacgCCAACAGAAGCACTGGACTCTTCAGTTTAATCAGCGGTCCATCGGGACAGGCGATCGCGAGCACCTCTGGCGGTACGCTCACCATCCTCGACAACTACAATAGCgacaacgaaaacgaaaacaaaaccggcaaCATGTTGACCATGGAGTCCGATATGAAGGGGGGTGGCATCCTGCACGCGACGATGCCCCCGCACCATCCGAGTTCCCTGCATGGACACAGCACCTCACCGTACGGTGCGTTAGGATCGCTCAGCATGATGAACATTGGCCAGTCGCAGTTATCCTCGCATCAGACGGCAGTTGCTCAGCAACATCATCTGcttggtggtggaggtggtggccatCAACAGCATCACATGGGTCATGGTttgagcagcaacaacagcagcagtagcagcagcaacaacaacaacagtggCTATGGAAGTCCTTTGCAACAGCCAGTGTCTGGGTTGAGCCCGACTGGGCTTGTCGGAGGCCAAGGACACTCACAGCACAGCTCCCCGACGGGGTTGGGGACGACCGGACAGCACCACATCACGGCCAGTGGTGgtggtcatcatcatcatcatcacggaggtggtggtggtggaggcggtgggTTGCTGGGAGtgaaccacaacaacaacaacacgagcaagGCGGCCCAGCAGAATGCGGATCGCGTAAAGCGACCGATGAACGCGTTTATGGTGTGGTCACGTGGCCAACGCCGGAAGATGGCCTCGGACAATCCGAAGATGCACAACTCGGAGATCTCGAAACGGCTCGGTGCCCAGTGGAAGGACCTGTCGGAGACGGAAAAGCGTCCGTTCATCGATGAAGCCAAGCGACTGCGAGCGGTACACATGAAGGAACATCCGGACTACAAGTACCGGCCACGCCGAAAGACGAAGACACTGACGAAGGCGAAGGAGAAGTACCCGCTCGGGGTAGGTTCGCTGCTTGGCGGTGGCCAACCGACCGAGGGCAGTGGGATGCGTGGTGGCGGAAACTCGACAACCCTGGCCGCTCAAcaggcggcggcggcagcagcagccgcgGCCGCGGCCGCAGCGAACCGTGATATGTACCACCAGATGCCTCCGAATGGCTACATGCCGAACGGGTACACCATGATGCATGATCCGTCCTCGGCGGCGGCCTACCAGTCGCAGCAGCACTACATGAGCaattaccaccaccaccaccggtacgAGATGGGGCAGATGGCGGCGGCTGCGGCTGCCACCGGTACGACAACCGGGTCCCTCAACAGCTACATGAACGCCGGTTACGGTGGCATGTACGGTGGTGGCGGAaccggcggtggcggtggaaccGTTTCCGGTGGCCAAACGTCTCCGTACGGTGGCAGTGGAGGTGGCCTGCAACAACCCGGATCACCGTACAGCTCGACAATCCAGCAACAACCCGGTTCACCGTACGGATTGAACCATCAACCCGGAAGCGCCCTGTCCTGCCAAAGCCACAGTCCGAGTGATTCGAGCGTAAAGTCGGAACCGGTCTCACCCAGCCCGATCTCTTCCGCCACCAACAACAATCTGGCGATGAAGCGAGAGTACCTCGTCGGTGGAGGTGTGCATCAGCAACAATCATCTGCAGCGGCTGATCTGAGCCACCTGATCAACATGTACCATGTGCCGGAGATGCAACAGACGGGCGGTGCGGATCTGCAGCAACATCACCGCAACCATCTGATGCAGCACTACCACCAGCACAACGCGAGTGTGTCGCCGGATTTGCAGGCACAGCATCAACatctgcaacagcagcagcaacaacagcagcaacagcagcaggtccagcagcaacaccagcaacatcagcagcaggttcTGCGCTCCATGGCGCCAATCTCACACATGTGAGAGTTGGCCGCAACTGCCACGGATCTGCTggtacaccaccaccatcacctgcatcaacagcagcagcagcagcagcagcagcaacagcagctccgTGCGTCTAGAGCAGTGGCATCAACATCGCCCGCGCTCTCGGTCACCTCACCGACGGCTAGTAGCAGCCTGCAGCATCCTTCCGGTtcgacaacagcaacaccaccgtGCAGTAGTAGTCGGAACAACAGCAACGGTAGTAGCACCGCAGCAGTGGTCACTGCAACGGCGGGTGATCTTGGAAGCGGACCATCCCCACCTGTTGTTGGAGGAGGTGCTGGAAGCATCTTTTCGTCCAGCGGTCATTTGCAACAttccatcgatcggttgcCACCGTTGTGTCCGTCTCCGCTGTCCGCCTATCGACATCATGCGGCCGCTTCTCACAGCACCAACAACGGTAACGGAGGCAGCAACGGTAGTGGGATTCTTGGTTCCATCAACTCCGTTGTCCTGGCCGCAGGAGGACCATCGAATGTGTCGACGATCGCTGGCGGAAGTGgcactgctggtggtgctggcggACTGATGAGTCCTTCCCCACACTCGCATGTGGCTCTTATGAGTGCCGGAGCGGGTGGACTTGGATTCTCGCTGTCCGATGGTCAACCACCGTTGGCGGCAGGTTCCGCAGGCGTGGATCCTGATGATGATCCGCATCATTCCTTTCACCACGGGATGCACATGTCGGTGTCACCGCATCATCACCACCTgtatcatcatcaccatcatcacgattatcaccatcatcatcatcatgcggcagcggctgcggcTCTTCTCGGTGGCTTCACTGGCACCGGTAGCGGTGTCGGGTTGGTGGATTGTGTGGCCACCGACGCTGGTGGTAGCGGATGTGGTGCCGATCGGGAAGATTCCACCGGGTTTCTTTCGGTTGCGAGTGCTTCTACTGTCGGCAATGGTGCCGCAATGAGCGTTGGGAACTATTGTCTCGGTGCAGGAGTCACAACTGGCGGTGCGACGGGTGCGagcgatggcggcgatgaGACTGGCCTGGATGGAATGTCGACGGACGGTGGAGATCGTGGCGGTTTaagatcgaacgatcgatccGGTGCGTCGTCATCATCCGCTATCACGGCAGCAGCTCGAACGGCAgccgctgcagctgcagccgtTGTGGCCGCCTcgaaccaccatcatcatcatcatcatctgcagcagcatcatcatccaccGGTCGAGCTGCcgtatcatcaccatcatcgtcgcGCGTTACCCATCGATATATCGGCGCTGTAGTAGAGCTGTAGTAGCGGCCACGACGGACGGAGTCCAGATCCGTCCCGGGTGAGCGTCGGTGAGATGCGTATTTGTTTTGTGGATGAGTGCAGGAGTCGAGATTAGCGGTGCAATCATTCAGGGATAAGTTTAATTTGTTGCGACAAAATGGGCTTCTTCGCGTGCACTGGAAGCGGAAAATCATGTAGATATATTAGAGAGACCCCCCAGGACGACGTGTCTGCTGTGTAGCGCAAAATTGTGAGCCCCATCCCCAATTCCCACTGACTCGTAGAAGGAGGTAGTAGTTGTTTTTGTTAACGTCAAACTTCATCCGGACGTAAAATAGTGGTCCAAAAGATAGCTGGCAATGAttagtagagagagagagaagcataacgaaagcagaaaaaccacacgaagaagcagcagaagtagAGGGTGGCGTATGCCGATCGCGGGGACGATCCGGCACACCggatgaaatcgaaacgacGACGCCCAAATGGACGGGCGCGTTTTTACGTGTAATGTgtgatattattattttccatctcttcaCCTTTCCGTTTCCAAATTTCCACTATTACTCATACTCGGTTCAACAACGCGCGGTAAAGGAATGTACAGTACTCAACGATCGGATCTTATCGTGTGTGCGAAGCGAATGCGAGTAATATTGTTATCGATAAATTATCGATATAAAGTTAGTGAGAGATTAGCTGAACTAAAGTCGACAACAAGTCGCGTACAAGGCGTGTTGCGCTGCGCGCGCGTTGGTAAATGTGTGTAGAAAAACCCGTCGATCATCGTGATCGCGCCTCTGGTAATGAGTTGTAGCTGTaatgtttcttcttttttttgtttgttctttcaCCCTTTTACCCGCGCCTTGGAAGGTGGTTCTCTTTTAACGAAGGACAGAcaggaaaatatgaaatatttgtaAGCGGTGGGTAGAATTACGCGTCCACAGGCGTACATTCTTTCAGGCCAATCTCTTTTCCACTCGGGAAAAGACGTCTATGTACAAATACAAGCAATTTATATCTTTACTGCGTATTACGGTAtctaatattattattattcatattattattattatttcctcATCGTAAGACTACCGCGAATTGGATGACGATCGTTTATTAGTGAGgattaggaaaaaaaagtaaaatatttgttttgagCTGCTGGTGGGCGAGCGGAGGGCCGCTTCCCTCGTACAAGGAcaacatcttttttttctcgccgttcaccccacccccacccaccgccctcaaggttgcaaaaaaaacccccgcgGAATAGGAAAGGTCCTCTCTTTTGTAGCTGCATTTATTATGTTTCTTTAAACACGGCGCAACGGTGCTGTGTTTTCACGGACCAAATCCCAGACGATGCCCAGTTTGAATGATGAGATGTGTGTCCTTCCCTTTGAAGTTTCGATCCGGCGCCGGTGGATTCGGTGGGTTGATAATCGCCGAACCGCGGATTCAATCCCTGTGTTGCGTCAGGcgtacttttctttttttttttgcgcttctgtTAGTGTTCCCTCGCGTGTTGGGTTCTCTTCTTTTGGCAAGTAATTATTTCACGTAGCGAGAAATATTATAGAACGTGCAGTCGTGCGCCGAGAAGGTAGAGATTGGTTGGTTGGATTTGGGACTGTGTCGGTCGAGATGATGTTAGTCAAGTTGTACATGTACAGAATGAATTTACGGTAGGCAGAAGCACAGATGAGTATGAGAGTGGCGAGAAATTAGAGAAGAAataaccgcaaaaaaaaagcatacacacatacaactcacatacacaccgtcacgcacgcacacagcaaACCCAAATGATCAAAGTATTATGCACTTGTAAAAAGCagaaacgaaatcgaacgaaatcaactatatattaatatatatatagcgGCAAGGAGTGCTGGCGGAAATAAAAAGGCGAGAAAGACATGATTTAACCGTCGGAGTGAGGACGCTAGACGCTGCGATAAGCAGGCCTGATGTGTATAGAGCGTGCtggaaattaaaagaaaaggcgcatatatatatataaaaaacaaGAGCAGAAGCGTGCGGTATACAGATTCGAAACTAATGTAATTAAATAGAGCGCGAAAggcgaagcgaaaacaaacaaaacacacttGTACGGTCTGCAAAATTCCAATGTTAACAGAAAACAATgctactaaaaaaaacatgatgaaaaattaGAACCTTCtgagttatgtttttttttgtgtcgtgatgaggttttttttcgtggtttgTTTGAGAAGACAGCGCGGTCCTGTAAGGGAAGGTGAATCGGATTTTCCGGTCGATTCGGGATACCAGGATGCACCGTGTTTTGTGGTAAGTATTAATCGCTGCTGTTCGAAATTGATACCCCACTCAATAATGCCCTTCCGTTTGATATGTTTCAGGATGTTCGTGTACCAACAGCAAGGATCTGCCTCGTGGAGTGTCCTAATCCCCGCGTTGTCGAGTGTTCTTTGTGCATGCTTGTGTGTCGTACCGGTGAGACATTACCGCAGGAAGACAAAAAGAGGAGACCCCCCTGGTTTTAATCGGTGAAGCGCGCGTTCCGATCGAAACGCATCCTTGTGAGGTGAAAGGATTGCTCGTGCGAAAAGTGCATGTGtttggtgcgggttttttAGGTTCGTTTTACGCTTACGCTTCACGCTAAACAGCAGCGGGACAGAACAGTTCTTCAGGTGAAACGGTGAAAATGTgttaagaacaaaaaaaaaaagaaacgtaaaaGGTGCTACAGCCGGGGGTGTCCTGCTCCTGTAGGGACAATTGAAGGTTGGGATTGTGTCCCGCTTGAGGTGCGCGTTTAGTTGTTGCAGCGTTATGTTTAATTTCGTCACCCCAGTTGAGTTTCACGACACCAGCACCGGCTGTGCGAGAGAAGGACCCGTTGAAGGATCGGACCGTGTAACTGCTGAAGAACAATCCCGCTGGCCACACGGTGACGACGAACttgtgtgtttatgtgcgtgaatgtgtgtgtgtgtgtgtggttgacCCAAAAGGTTCTTCCGTCGAGGGAACACCGCAACATCTTGATACACATTAACAAGGAACAGCATCAGGAGCAGAGTTCGCCCCGGGCGTTCGGTTTCTGTGCAATCATTCGAAATAATTTTCTGCCCAAAATTCTACTCTTCACCCCCCTTATGAGTTGCCATCCCCGTGTGTGCGGGTGACCATTCCTGCGGTGGTCCCCCTCTTGCTATAGTGCCCTGGTGGAATTCGCGGAAAA encodes:
- the LOC128724049 gene encoding uncharacterized transmembrane protein DDB_G0289901-like, whose amino-acid sequence is MSAGAGGLGFSLSDGQPPLAAGSAGVDPDDDPHHSFHHGMHMSVSPHHHHLGVGLVDCVATDAGGSGCGADREDSTGFLSVASASTVGNGAAMSVGNYCLGAGVTTGGATGASDGGDETGLDGMSTDGGDRGGLRSNDRSGASSSSAITAAARTAAAAAAAVVAASNHHHHHHHLQQHHHPPVELPYHHHHRRALPIDISAL
- the LOC128725348 gene encoding transcription factor SOX-3, translating into MLTMESDMKGGGILHATMPPHHPSSLHGHSTSPYGALGSLSMMNIGQSQLSSHQTAVAQQHHLLGGGGGGHQQHHMGHGLSSNNSSSSSSNNNNSGYGSPLQQPVSGLSPTGLVGGQGHSQHSSPTGLGTTGQHHITASGGGHHHHHHGGGGGGGGGLLGVNHNNNNTSKAAQQNADRVKRPMNAFMVWSRGQRRKMASDNPKMHNSEISKRLGAQWKDLSETEKRPFIDEAKRLRAVHMKEHPDYKYRPRRKTKTLTKAKEKYPLGVGSLLGGGQPTEGSGMRGGGNSTTLAAQQAAAAAAAAAAAAANRDMYHQMPPNGYMPNGYTMMHDPSSAAAYQSQQHYMSNYHHHHRYEMGQMAAAAAATGTTTGSLNSYMNAGYGGMYGGGGTGGGGGTVSGGQTSPYGGSGGGLQQPGSPYSSTIQQQPGSPYGLNHQPGSALSCQSHSPSDSSVKSEPVSPSPISSATNNNLAMKREYLVGGGVHQQQSSAAADLSHLINMYHVPEMQQTGGADLQQHHRNHLMQHYHQHNASVSPDLQAQHQHLQQQQQQQQQQQQVQQQHQQHQQQVLRSMAPISHM